One Suricata suricatta isolate VVHF042 chromosome X, meerkat_22Aug2017_6uvM2_HiC, whole genome shotgun sequence genomic region harbors:
- the TAF9B gene encoding transcription initiation factor TFIID subunit 9B isoform X2, whose amino-acid sequence MESSKMAPPKNAPRDALVMAQILKDMGITEYEPRVINQMLEFAFRYVTTILDDAKIYSSHAKKPNVDADDVRLAIQCRADQSFTSPPPRDFLLDIARQKNQTPLPLIKPYAGPRLPPDRYCLTAPNYRLKSLIKKGPNQGRLVPRLSVGAVSSRPPTPTIVPATTAVQNVLINPSIIGPKNILITTNMVSSQNTANESNPLKRKHEEDDDNDTMDSRKMNKIQ is encoded by the exons ATGGAGTCGAGCAAGATGGCGCCTCCCAAGAACGCTCCGAGAGATGCCTTG GTGATGGCACAAATCCTGAAGGATATGGGAATTACGGAGTATGAACCAAGGGTTATAAATCAAATGTTGGAATTCGCTTTCC GATATGTGACTACAATTCTGGATGATGCAAAAATTTATTCAAGCCATGCTAAGAAACCTAATGTTGATGCAGATGATGTGAGACTGGCAATTCAGTGTCGAGCTGATCAATCTTTTACTTCTCCTCCTCCGAGAGAT tttttactggATATTGCAAGGCAGAAAAATCAAACGCCTTTACCACTGATTAAGCCATATGCAGGACCCAGACTGCCACCTGACAGATACTGCTTAACAGCTCCAAACTACAGGCTGAAGTCCTTAATTAAAAAG GGACCTAACCAAGGAAGACTAGTTCCACGGTTAAGTGTTGGTGCTGTTAGTAGCAGACCTCCCACCCCTACTATAG TTCCTGCAACGACTGCAGTTCAAAATGTTCTGATTAATCCTTCAATAATTGGGcccaaaaatattcttattaccACCAACATGGTTTCATCACAGAACACGGCCAATGAATCAAACCCATTgaagagaaaacatgaagaaGATGATGACAATGATACTAT GGATTCAAGGAAGATGAACAAGATCCAGTAA
- the PGK1 gene encoding phosphoglycerate kinase 1, whose amino-acid sequence MSLSNKLTLDKLNVKGKRVIMRVDFNVPMKNNQITNNQRIKAAIPSIKFCLDNGAKSVVLMSHLGRPDGVPMPDKYSLEPVAVELKSLLGKDVLFLKDCVGPEVEKACVDPAAGSVILLENLRFHVEEEGKGKDASGNKVKAEPAKIEAFRASLSKLGDVYVNDAFGTAHRAHSSMVGVNLPQKAGGFLMKKELNYFAKALESPERPFLAILGGAKVADKIQLINNMLDKVNEMIIGGGMAFTFLKVLSNMEIGTSLFDEEGAKIVKDLMSKAEKNGVKITLPVDFVTAEKFDEHAKTGQATVASGIPGGWMGLDCGPESSKKYAEAVARAKQIVWNGPVGVFEWEAFAQGTKALMDEVVKATSRGCITIIGGGDTATCCAKWNTEDKVSHVSTGGGASLELLEGKILPGVDALSSV is encoded by the exons agtggaCTTCAATGTTCCTATGAAGAACAACCAGATAACCAACAACCAGAG AATCAAGGCTGCCATCCCAAGCATCAAATTCTGCTTGGACAATGGAGCTAAGTCAGTTGTTCTTATGAGCCATCTGGGCCGGCCTGATGGTGTCCCCATGCCTGACAAGTACTCTTTGGAGCCAGTTGCTGTAGAACTCAAATCTCTGCTGGGCAA ggatgtTTTATTCTTAAAGGACTGTGTGGGGCCAGAAGTGGAGAAAGCTTGTGTTGACCCAGCTGCTGGGTCTGTCATCTTGCTGGAGAACCTTCGCTTTCAtgtggaggaagaggggaagggaaaagatgCTTCTGGGAATAAG GTTAAAGCTGAGCCAGCCAAAATAGAAGCCTTCCGAGCTTCACTTTCCAAGCTAGGAGATGTCTACGTCAATGATGCTTTTGGCACTGCTCACCGAGCCCACAG ttccatGGTAGGAGTCAATCTGCCACAGAAGGCTGGAGGTTTTTTGATGAAGAAGGAGCTGAACTACTTTGCCAAGGCCTTGGAAAGCCCAGAGCGACCCTTCCTGGCCATCCTGGGCGG AGCTAAAGTTGCAGACAAGATCCAGCTGATCAATAATATGCTGGACAAAGTCAATGAAATGATTATTGGTGGTGGAATGGCTTTTACCTTCCTTAAGGTGCTCAGCAACATGGAG ATTGGCACTTCTTTGTTTGATGAAGAGGGAGCCAAGATCGTCAAAGATCTGATGTCCAAAGCTGAGAAGAATGGTGTGAAAATTACCTTGCCTGTTGATTTTGTCACTGCTGAGAAGTTTGATGAGCATGCCAAGACTGGGCAAGCCACTGTGGCCTCTGGCATACCTGGTGGCTGGATG GGTTTGGATTGTGGTCCTGAGAGCAGCAAGAAGTACGCTGAGGCAGTCGCTCGGGCTAAGCAGATTGTGTGGAATGGACCTGTGGGTGTATTTGAATGGGAAGCTTTTGCTCAAGGAACCAAAGCCCTCATGGATGAGGTGGTGAAAGCCACTTCCAGGGGCTGTATCACCATCATAG GTGGTGGAGACACTGCCACTTGCTGTGCCAAATGGAACACAGAGGATAAAGTCAGCCATGTGAGCACTGGGGGTGGTGCCAGTTTAGAGCTCCTGGAAG gtAAAATCCTTCCTGGGGTGGATGCTCTCAGCAGTGTTTAG
- the TAF9B gene encoding transcription initiation factor TFIID subunit 9B isoform X1 → MESSKMAPPKNAPRDALVMAQILKDMGITEYEPRVINQMLEFAFRYVTTILDDAKIYSSHAKKPNVDADDVRLAIQCRADQSFTSPPPRDFLLDIARQKNQTPLPLIKPYAGPRLPPDRYCLTAPNYRLKSLIKKGPNQGRLVPRLSVGAVSSRPPTPTIATPQTASVPSKVAPPVSVTSQRFTVQIPPSQSTPVKPVPATTAVQNVLINPSIIGPKNILITTNMVSSQNTANESNPLKRKHEEDDDNDTMDSRKMNKIQ, encoded by the exons ATGGAGTCGAGCAAGATGGCGCCTCCCAAGAACGCTCCGAGAGATGCCTTG GTGATGGCACAAATCCTGAAGGATATGGGAATTACGGAGTATGAACCAAGGGTTATAAATCAAATGTTGGAATTCGCTTTCC GATATGTGACTACAATTCTGGATGATGCAAAAATTTATTCAAGCCATGCTAAGAAACCTAATGTTGATGCAGATGATGTGAGACTGGCAATTCAGTGTCGAGCTGATCAATCTTTTACTTCTCCTCCTCCGAGAGAT tttttactggATATTGCAAGGCAGAAAAATCAAACGCCTTTACCACTGATTAAGCCATATGCAGGACCCAGACTGCCACCTGACAGATACTGCTTAACAGCTCCAAACTACAGGCTGAAGTCCTTAATTAAAAAG GGACCTAACCAAGGAAGACTAGTTCCACGGTTAAGTGTTGGTGCTGTTAGTAGCAGACCTCCCACCCCTACTATAG CAACCCCACAAACAGCATCTGTCCCAAGTAAAGTTGCACCTCCAGTGTCAGTGACAAGCCAAAGATTTACAGTGCAGATTCCACCTTCTCAGTCCACACCTGTCAAACCAG TTCCTGCAACGACTGCAGTTCAAAATGTTCTGATTAATCCTTCAATAATTGGGcccaaaaatattcttattaccACCAACATGGTTTCATCACAGAACACGGCCAATGAATCAAACCCATTgaagagaaaacatgaagaaGATGATGACAATGATACTAT GGATTCAAGGAAGATGAACAAGATCCAGTAA